One Punica granatum isolate Tunisia-2019 chromosome 3, ASM765513v2, whole genome shotgun sequence genomic window carries:
- the LOC116199381 gene encoding glutamate receptor 2.5-like, giving the protein MSCGKAREEEMVKVGVIINRNSSLGKVASTYVDLALSDFYDEHASHRMRLFLRYRALDLMENEEVYAIIGPEWSSQAKFIIDLGARARVPIILFLATRPSLCPDQNQHFILTAYDDSFQVQTIAAIVQAFGWREVVPVYEDTDYGSGLIPHIKGAFQEIDTRVPYRSVIHPSAQDINILNELAKLMNMQTRVFLVHMTASLGSWLFLHARKAGMLNDETVWIVTDRLTSLLDPVGHRVIESMQGVIGVRPHLPMSKQLIRFKKKYPTNELISGLHSSILSDRIECFLPDFISPVQGAFVKGRDIRDNIQLAHELVTDYKRKDVSPRCAIKADIMKAFDSVDWNFIITVLEVIGVPKQFLAWIRVCITGAHFAIEVLMKLLQIRDLPITLSALDKTEMYTAGVDHEVVRRMAGISGFKRGSLPVEFHLYLVGFQIRNRRTDGFGEEEDLLSWLQFRKGNNTLDPAAVWKIRSFGKAVFAEELNRAAKEYKERSSQAVFGGLSWHAHIYHIWRVRNECIFKEVAPQKERVVAGTRNLNLFALWAYYTVSALADAVEKAWNSSNSQSRKRPSPNARSVLDLSAIGISETEKIFSEIEEEVDCFWELGFFSARDERERKTKRKDFFVKDQRFSDEYEIPESIDLRDTSSWSPVMGYWTTKHGLRDNVLNNITKQEKRYSSFMHDLKPPTWPGGTQQLPLGWVIPAVKGKKMKIGVPVKDGFTELFKIEWDACTGVPTYSGFSYDVFQEVLRKLPFALPHEFKPFMNASRQSAGSYDDMLCQIKLHEVDVVVGDTTIVANQSDYVDFALPYSESGVAMLVEVKDDLRRNMWIFLKPLKWNLRLITGVAFVFTGLVVWVLKRCKNEDFNGSRSEQLGVPGEVCNSSMRIAAYTGLQFFDEIPFIKLFLAKYCDEFTMVGPIYKTDGFGFAFPMGSPLASYVSRAVLNVTQDKARMDAIERKNFLSQTSSCQDGTDQGTIISSDLSHSVYSFGGLFIITGVTSLFALLAELPFSNRHRF; this is encoded by the exons ATGTCGTGTGGCAAAGCGAGAGAG GAGGAAATGGTGAAAGTTGGTGTCATCATCAACAGGAACTCGTCCCTGGGGAAAGTGGCTTCAACTTATGTAGACTTGGCACTGTCTGATTTCTatgatgaacatgcaagccacCGCATGAGGTTATTTCTTCGCTACAGGG CCTTAGATTTGATGGAAAATGAAGAAGTGTATGCCATAATTGGACCGGAGTGGTCCTCACAGGCCAAGTTCATCATTGATCTTGGAGCTAGAGCTCGGGTTCCTATCATATTATTCTTAGCCACGAGGCCTTCCCTCTGCCCGGACCAGAATCAGCACTTTATTTTAACTGCATATGATGATAGCTTCCAAGTGCAGACAATTGCTGCAATTGTTCAAGCCTTTGGCTGGAGAGAGGTTGTTCCTGTCTATGAAGACACTGATTATGGCAGTGGCTTGATTCCACACATCAAGGGTGCCTTTCAAGAAATAGACACTCGG GTACCTTATAGAAGTGTGATTCATCCATCAGCCCAAGATATCAATATACTAAACGAGCTCGCCAAGCTGATGAATATGCAGACAAGGGTTTTCCTGGTTCACATGACTGCTTCGCTCGGGTCTTGGCTATTCTTGCACGCGAGAAAGGCAGGGATGCTAAATGATGAGACTGTGTGGATTGTGACTGACAGGTTAACATCATTGCTCGACCCAGTCGGGCATAGAGTGATTGAGTCCATGCAAGGTGTGATAGGGGTGAGGCCTCACCTCCCCATGTCGAAGCAGCTTATACGCTTCAAGAAGAAATACCCAACCAATGAGCTTATCAGTGGTCTTCACTCTTCT ATTCTCTCTGATAGAATTGAGTGTTTCCTCCCTGATTTTATTTCACCTGTGCAAGGTGCTTTTGTCAAGGGCAGGGACATAAGGGATAATATCCAGCTTGCTCATGAATTGGTTACGGATTATAAAAGGAAGGATGTGAGTCCTCGTTGTGCTATAAAAGCTGATATCATGAAGGCGTTTGACTCTGTAGATTGGAATTTCATCATTACTGTGCTGGAAGTTATTGGAGTGCCTAAACAATTTCTTGCTTGGATAAGGGTTTGCATTACTGGTGCACACT TTGCTATTGAGGTCTTAATGAAGCTGTTGCAAATAAGAGACTTGCCTATCACCCTTTCTGCTCTAGA CAAAACTGAGATGTATACTGCTGGGGTTGATCATGAAGTGGTGAGGAGAATGGCGGGGATTAGTGGCTTTAAGAGAGGTTCTCTTCCTGTGGAGTTCCACTTGTACCTGGTAGGCTTTCAGATAAGGAAT AGGAGGACGGATggatttggagaagaagaagatctcCTGAGTTGGTTGCAATTCAGGAAGGGTAACAACACATTAGACCCTGCAGCAGTTTGGAAGATCAGATCATTTG GGAAGGCGGTTTTTGCTGAGGAACTCAACAGAGCTGCAAAAGAGTATAAAGAGAGATCTTCACAAGCGGTTTTTGGTGGACTTTCTTGGCATGCTCACATTTATCATATATGGAGGGTTAGAAATGAGTGTATTTTTAAGGAAGTGGCTCCCCAAAAGGAGAGGGTCGTCGCAG GGACTAGGAATTTGAATCTCTTTGCCTTATGGGCGTACTACACCGTATCGGCATTAGCCGATGCAGTTGAGAAGGCATGGAATTCATCGAATTCTCAATCCCGGAAGAGGCCTAGCCCAAACGCAAGATCTGTACTGGACCTTTCTGCCATAGGAATCTCAGAGACGGAAAAAATATTCAGTGAA ATTGAGGAAGAAGTTGATTGTTTTTGGGAATTGGGATTCTTTTCGGCAAGGgatgagagggagagaaaaaCAAAGAGGAAGGATTTTTTTGTAAAGGACCAGAGATTCTCCGATGAATACGAAATTCCAGAGTCAATAGACTTACGGGACACTTCCAGCTGGTCACCAGTCATGGGGTACTGGACCACCAAACATGGGCTCCGCGACAATGTCCTAAACAACATCACCAAACAAGAAAAAAGGTATTCGAGTTTCATGCATGACCTGAAACCACCGACGTGGCCGGGCGGGACCCAACAGCTGCCTTTGGGCTGGGTGATTCCGGCAGtgaaggggaagaagatgaagattggGGTCCCAGTCAAGGACGGTTTCACTGAGCTCTTCAAGATTGAGTGGGATGCGTGCACCGGAGTCCCAACATATTCTGGGTTCTCTTATGATGTATTTCAAGAGGTGTTGAGAAAGTTGCCTTTCGCTCTTCCGCACGAGTTCAAGCCATTCATGAACGCTAGTCGGCAGAGTGCTGGGTCTTATGATGATATGCTCTGCCAGATCAAACTGCAT GAAGTTGATGTAGTCGTCGGTGATACAACCATCGTGGCAAACCAGTCCGACTATGTGGACTTTGCTTTGCCCTACTCAGAGTCGGGCGTGGCAATGTTGGTGGAGGTCAAAGACGACTTGCGAAGGAACATGTGGATCTTCCTAAAGCCTCTAAAGTGGAACCTCCGGTTAATCACCGGCGTGGCTTTTGTATTCACGGGCTTGGTAGTTTGGGTTCTCAAACGCTGCAAGAATGAGGACTTTAATGGCTCCCGGAGCGAACAACTCGGCGTCCCTGGAGAAGTCTGCAATTCTTCGATGAGAATTGCAGCATA CACTGGGCTGCAATTCTTCGATGAGATCCCCTTCATCAAGCTTTTCCTTGCCAAGTACTGCGATGAATTCACTATGGTTGGACCAATCTACAAAACCGATGGGTTCGGCTTC GCCTTCCCTATGGGGTCTCCATTGGCCTCCTACGTCTCAAGGGCAGTTTTGAATGTTACCCAAGACAAAGCTAGGATGGATGCGATCGAAAGGAAGAACTTTCTCAGCCAGACTTCGTCTTGCCAAGACGGGACAGACCAAGGCACCATAATCTCCTCAGACCTCAGCCACAGCGTGTACAGCTTCGGTGGGCTCTTCATAATCACCGGAGTCACTTCACTGTTTGCCCTCCTAGCGGAGCTTCCCTTCTCGAATCGGCACCGATTT
- the LOC116201639 gene encoding RING-H2 finger protein ATL13-like, producing the protein MVWVLHESHPSPPQAQQPFFLFPPPPPPASGGFSLSNRVSPSILLIIIILAIIFFVSGLLHLLVRFLMRPLNREMDELESVTALQGQLQQLFHLHDAGVDQSFIDTLPVFYYKAIIGLKDPFDCAVCLCEFEAKDKLRLLPKCSHAFHMECIDTWLLSHSTCPLCRSNILPDFSPNSSCSPIVLVLESGSDSSREIVNDREAVGPPEAEPGSARMDKLVELGEKTEGPPPAEKVFSVKLGKFKNVDGGEGSSTAATTTTSTASVTTSTVASSNVDSRRCFSMGSFEYVMDETTVLQVPIRTPIKKQSSKSRKPAMPLKPGYRAAMSEYDCQSRRYFNGFEATKGNVQSKNPNSGNGVGSSSGSGGIVRKKDSFSISKIWLRGRGENKPSPSEDTSSRRAFSFRFPASQAGEPKDGGNKTGEANRISCEIEIGSEIDEETRSCNSMDYSQASSYRAPSFTRRTLLWLMGRQTQNRVGHSSSSSLDQISLPIFPL; encoded by the exons ATGGTCTGGGTCCTCCATGAATCTCACCCTTCTCCTCCGCAGGCGCAGCAGCCCTTCTTCCTGTTCCCGCCGCCACCGCCTCCGGCATCCGGCGGGTTCAGCCTGAGCAACAGAGTAAGCCCCAGCATTCTCCTCATCATCATAATCCTAGCAATCATCTTCTTCGTCTCCGGCCTCCTCCACCTGCTGGTGAGGTTCCTCATGAGGCCCCTCAACAGGGAGATGGACGAACTCGAGAGCGTCACCGCCCTCCAGGGCCAGCTCCAGCAGCTCTTCCACCTCCATGACGCCGGCGTCGACCAGTCCTTCATTGACACCCTCCCCGTCTTCTACTACAAGGCCATCATCGGCCTCAAGGATCCCTTCGACTGCGCCGTCTGCCTCTGCGAGTTCGAGGCCAAGGACAAGCTCCGGCTCCTCCCTAAATGCAGCCACGCATTCCACATGGAGTGTATCGACACATGGCTCCTGTCCCACTCCACCTGCCCCCTCTGCCGGTCTAATATCCTCCCTGATTTCTCGCCTAACAGCAGCTGCTCCCCCATCGTCCTGGTCCTCGAATCGGGGAGCGACAGCTCGAGGGAGATCGTGAATGATAGGGAAGCCGTTGGACCTCCGGAGGCCGAACCAGGTTCAGCTAGAATGGATAAGCTGGTGGAACTCGGGGAGAAGACCGAAGGACCGCCGCCGGCGGAAAAGGTTTTCTCAGTGAAGCTCGGGAAGTTCAAGAATGTCGATGGGGGAGAGGGGAGCAGTACTGCTGCTACCACGACTACTTCCACTGCTTCCGTTACCACTAGTACCGTCGCAAGCAGTAATGTGGATTCAAGGAGGTGTTTTTCGATGGGTTCTTTCGAGTATGTGATGGACGAGACCACTGTCCTCCAGGTCCCGATTAGgacaccgatcaagaagcagTCGAGCAAGAGCAGGAAGCCGGCCATGCCCCTGAAGCCAGGGTATCGAGCTGCAATGTCGGAGTATGACTGCCAGTCGAGGAGGTACTTCAACGGCTTTGAAGCAACCAAGGGCAATGTCCAATCAAAGAATCCTAACAGTGGGAATGGCGTCGGCAGTAGCAGCGGCAGTGGCGGGATTGTGAGGAAGAAAGACAGCTTTTCAATATCGAAGATTTGGCTCAGGGGAAGGGGGGAGAATAAGCCGAGCCCAAGTGAGGACACGTCCTCGAGGCGGGCATTCTCGTTTCGGTTCCCGGCCAGTCAGGCCGGGGAACCGAAGGATGGTGGCAACAAGACCGGGGAGGCCAACAGGATAAGCTGTGAGATCGAGATCGGGAGTGAAATTGACGAAGAGACACGAAGCTGCAACAGTATGGATTATTCTCAGGCAAGCAGTTACAGGGCGCCGTCCTTTACCAGGAGGACTCTGCTTTGGCTCATGGGGAGACAGACGCAGAACAGGGTCGGGCATTCCTCGTCTTCATCACTTGATCAG ATTTCTTTGCCAATATTTCCATTATGA